In the Blattabacterium sp. (Blattella germanica) str. Bge genome, TAAAAGAGTCGCTAACAAGTATTTAAATAAAAATAACAGAGTTCGTTTATACAATGTTCCAGACAACAAATAAACTTTTCAAAAAAATTATTCTTATTGCAACAATTTTTTTTCATACAACAATTATGTTTGCTCACACTGTTAATCGTAATATTCCCCCCAAATCTTTAAAAAGAAAAACGACTATCAATATTGAACAACCTGAATTTTTTCAAATGGAAAATGGATTGAAAGTTTTGGTTGTAGAAAATCATAAACTTCCTTTAGTTAGAATTGGGTTAGAATTAGACTGTAAACCTTTTTTGGAAAAAGATAAAGCTGGAATAAGAAAAGTTTTTGGTCAAATGCTTCGTTCCGGAACCAAGAATCATTCAAAAGAAGAATTGGATGAAATGATAGATTGTTTAGGAGTTAATTTGTATACTTCTTTTTTTGAAATTTCTGTTTCCACTTTAAAAAAACATTTGAATAAATCCACTTCTATAGTGAGTGACATTTTAATGAATAGTAGATTTGATAACTCTAAAGAATTAGAAAAGATAATTAAACAAAGAATAATCGATATTCATCTTTCAGAAAAAGATCCTAATGCCATTCTGCAACGAGTTCGTGACGTTTTATATTTTGGGAAAGATCATCCTTATGGAGAGTATGAAACTTATGAAACCATTAAAAATATAGCTCTTAGTGATTTAAAAAAATTATACGAAAAATATTATATTCCAAATATTTCTTATCTTTCTTTTATAGGAGATATTTCCAAAAAAGAAGCAGAAAAGTTATGCAATGATTATTTTTCTAAATGGAAAAAAAAGCCATATTCTGAAGAGTTTTATAAAGAAGAATATGTTGTTCCTTCTGAAATAGAGATAAATATAGTAGATCTACCTTCTCTCACTCAATCTACTATTTGTTTCGGTGGGCCTGTATGTTTTAAGAAAAATGATCCTTCATATTTTTCTTCCATATTAGCAA is a window encoding:
- a CDS encoding pitrilysin family protein codes for the protein MFQTTNKLFKKIILIATIFFHTTIMFAHTVNRNIPPKSLKRKTTINIEQPEFFQMENGLKVLVVENHKLPLVRIGLELDCKPFLEKDKAGIRKVFGQMLRSGTKNHSKEELDEMIDCLGVNLYTSFFEISVSTLKKHLNKSTSIVSDILMNSRFDNSKELEKIIKQRIIDIHLSEKDPNAILQRVRDVLYFGKDHPYGEYETYETIKNIALSDLKKLYEKYYIPNISYLSFIGDISKKEAEKLCNDYFSKWKKKPYSEEFYKEEYVVPSEIEINIVDLPSLTQSTICFGGPVCFKKNDPSYFSSILANGILGGGPQSRLFLNLREKKAYTYGAYSVLKSDKNIGYFSVYTQVRNEVTEKAIQDILKEIMKIKKEKVSYEELNIKKKEINGQFILDLEDPNRISDLFICELKNNLPNGFYKNYLKKIESVTPENIHQSCKKFFSIKNGRIIIVGKANDILPKIKKLDYPIRYFDQFGSLLKQNEK